Proteins co-encoded in one Astyanax mexicanus isolate ESR-SI-001 chromosome 1, AstMex3_surface, whole genome shotgun sequence genomic window:
- the LOC125785674 gene encoding serine/arginine repetitive matrix protein 1-like yields the protein MSNPVPVPTLTVFPPSSETESRSRSPSPLPPRPPRPHRSRQRRTGAQENPPEPQPQDQNPSQWLRSRGRSLSPKVLKRKDRVKEVRGPDGVHGQGGRFSPLLLPPSRSRWSLRSLISRDSDWDSSCRSVRPKIYK from the coding sequence ATGTCTAACCCCGTCCCCGTCCCGACACTGACCGTCTTCCCGCCATCGTCCGAAACCGAGTCCCGGTCCCGTTCCCCCAGCCCCCTCCCCCCCCGGCCCCCCCGCCCCCACCGGAGCCGCCAGCGCAGAACCGGCGCTCAGGAGAACCCACCAGAACCACAACCTCAGGACCAGAACCCGTCCCAGTGGTTGAGGAGCAGGGGGCGGAGCCTGTCCCCCAAAGTCCTGAAGCGTAAGGACAGGGTGAAGGAGGTGAGGGGGCCGGACGGGGTACACGGGCAGGGGGGCAGGTTCTCGCCCCTCCTCCTGCCCCCGTCCCGCTCCCGCTGGTCCCTCCGCAGCCTCATCAGCAGGGACTCGGACTGGGACAGCAGCTGCAGGTCAGTGAGaccaaaaatatacaaataa